TGCTTGCTAATGATCGACGATGGAGTTTGACGATCTTGGTTACCTTCATCCGGTGCAGGGCTTGTTGTGTACCTGCTGGACAGTGTCTGCGCGAGGATCCCACGGGGGCAGGACAAGTTCATCGTCGTCGTGGACCTCAAGGGCTGGGGGTACGCCAACTGCGACGTGCGCGCGTACGTGGCGGCCATCGAGATCATGCAGAGCTACTACCCGGAGCGGCTGGGCAAGGCGCTCATGGTGCACGTGCCCTACATCTTCATGAAGGCCTGGAAGATGGTCTACCCCTTCATCGACGCCAACACCAGGGACAAGTTCGTGTTCGTGGACAACAAGAGCCTGGAGGGGGCGCTGCGGCGGGAGATGGATGAGAGCCAGGTGCCGGAGATGTACGGCGGGAAGCTGCCCATTGCCCCCCTCACCGACGACTAGGTAGCTACGACGTATGATCGGTCGATGTATGTAGCATCGAAACCGAAACAAACGGGACAGGGTCTCTTGTATGTAGATGTAATTGGGGGAGAGAGCTCGCAGTGTCACCGTCTGTATGGTAAGGTATTTTTCTGACAGAAAGCATTCCTGCATTCAGCGGTGTGATATGGCAAGGGGGATTAATGGTATTTAAACACGACAGAATTTGGACGCGAGTCCCGTTCCTAGGATATTGGTAGTAGTATTATTTTAAGAAAACATTCAATTTACTCTATTACTTGAGGACACTGACCTTAAATATGGGAGTGAGATGTGTCATTAGTCCATTAACTTAGCGGCGCTGCTATACACATGACACATGCACGGCCGGCGCCTGCACGATTCCGTCGTGGCAGCGCCAACAGCGAGCGTGCTCTCAAGAGCACTGTTGGGGAGGGAGCATCGTTTCTAGATCGTGTGAAGACTATCGTGTGTGAAGCAATTTCCTTCACTTAGAGAAATGTTATCTACTAGCTGACGTCAGTTTTTTGATAATTCCCAACGAATGACTTGCTCGTTGTCGGATGCCAACACGAATCCCAACGAGGACTCGCACTCGCCAGGACCACGCATCTTTCAATCTGTTAGGTTTAGCACATTTGATGTCTGATAATTCGGTGTTTGACTTACCATTTTGAGTAGCTAGGTCGGGGAGGAGTGGACATTGAAAAGGGATTATTGCCATTTTTCATAGGCCAGTTGgtgattgataatataatagcatgaaacaatataACACCATTTTTGTGGACTAATCTATTGACTTAGTGGTCAACCTGTTTTTTGCCTATTCCTTTGCTTCGCAGAAAAaccataccaaacgaagtccaaacacaaTAAAACATTACAGTGAATTTTTTGACCAGAAGAGACCCTAGAAACTTCGAGTAGAGACCAGAAGACAcacgagggagcgacaagctCAGGGGGTGCCCCCTAGGGGGCGCCATCAGCACTTGTGGGGCCCAGGTGGCTCCGTTTGACCTAATCTCTGGCCAATAAATTTCCTAAAATCCATAAACCCCCCCAAAGCGAGACTCGAAATAATTTTATCGTCATCGCAAGTCTATGTTCTTCTGAGATCctatctggaggccttttccggcaatcTGTGGAGGGGGAAACTATTGGGTGGGGAGACAATCTTAATCGACCTTGCTTCCTCCATGTTGATGTGCGAGTACTTCCCATaggacctacaggtccatagtagtagctagatggctttctctctctctctctctctctctctctctcatcttcaatacaatgatctcttGGGAGATCCATTCGATGTAATTCTCGCAGTGTGTTTATtggatctgatgaattgtgggcttatgatcagattattcatttaaagtatttgagtcttttctgagaTTATTTATGATCAAATTTTATAGtcttgtatttctctctgatctatctatctcttttggccaactagattgatctatCTTCACTGGGAGAGGTGCTTGGTAGTAGGTtcaaatcttgcagtgtccttacTCTGTAATGAGGGGTTGCGGGCACGTATTGTATAAGGATAAAACGTTATGTCATGTTGCTTAAAGCGTTATtctgtttgtcatgaacttaatactttgaTATGCATATTGGATATCGGTCTTgggagtggagtaatagtagtagatgttagTAAGTTTAACGGTTTACTTGTCACGGACATAATGCCTGTATATTGATCATGACATGAAGAATTATCATAACTATGTGTTATTTTATCAATTGACCAACAATAATTTGTCTTCCCACCGTTGATATGCTTAtgagagagatgcctctagtgaaTCTATGGCCCTGGGTTCATTTTCCATATTTACTAAAACCCTAAAAATTACTTGCTGcaattattttctttttatttttattttagtttatATATCTACCACTATTAGATTTAACCCTTGCAATTGGCGAGAACAAGGGGATTGACAATCCCCTTGCCTTCGTTGGGCGCAAGCATTTGCTTTGTGTGTGTGCAGGTACCGCTTATCTTGTTTGTGTGATGTCTCCTGctggttcgataaaccttggttcttaactcaGGAAAATATTATTTGCTACTATACTACATCACCATTCCTCTTCGGGGAATCCCAACGCCTATAACAAGTAGAGTGACACTCGAGCAAAAAGGCAAACACGGTGTACCTCCTGCCGGGCACCAGTTGGGCTTCGATTTCACTCAGAACCaagtgaaagaacatgcggtgcccccatgtttggttttggtaattgatgacaatctctatggactaatggttgccttgagttatatttgaaggatttgtccataggcattttttgaagttcatgtgttggtttcaaggagtttatgtggtgatcaaggtgttattaaggaattatccaaagattggtcatgtgagagttgagcttattgcaagcatgtcttggagaagaacattgtgtgatcattcatgtatatcttcaagacatcatccaaaagaagagagttgaaaagattcaaggttgatcaagactaagtcaagagtgaatcaacttgatcaactcacaaagcgtagaagatgtatcgagagggatcaagcgatcccatggtgtggtaagcattgtcaattacgctttgtgtactaacccatgatcttcgtgagagttctttgtggggttaggttgcggtgtgcaagttcaagtgaagcatcatgaaagagatcaaatgcttgaagcttgtcgtccattgtggtgacaatggacttgtgaagatgttgcggtgtgcaagttcaagtgaagcatcatgaagagatcaaatgcttgaagcttgccgtccattgtggtgacaatggacttgtgaagatgtgcggaagagtggcttgcccatagtggagtatgggggagcaattaactagtcttcatcgagccaacgcaaccaagaaaggtggtacaacttgagggagtcaagatcgtcatcatctagctcaagtggaccatgtgcaaggcaaaggtttgcccttgataggttttctattttaccggtctcgtgatggtagttgggagaccgggttataggatcgattgccatactatcaaggggggctctcgatgagtagcttgatcgtatcattcgtagagagctcaaaccattgcatccttgcatcatctttcttggttcttatttgcttctctttgtgagttttggagcttttgGTCATCTTGTTGACAAGCTCGAGTTTATCGAAAATGGAGTTCacttgcatcttctatgatgttttcgatgttggaggttatgtccgttcttctctgttggaggtttcactcctccatttgttaggcatacctcccctgcctcttcttactataaccagtcgctgttttgatgctactcgtcttcctctatccaacaagcttgagtttgctcaattcggagctcatttgcagaagttatggcagttgtggtttcccgtggagtatacttgttttcgtggtagtggctttaggatggcgccagcggtagtaccgcggtacccagcggtagtaccgcttaggagtcacaggcgacagtaccgctccgcagcggtagtaccgccggtgggtcctcaacagtagtaccgctgcggtaccaggcccctaccgcgtcgactcAAGGGGTCATTTTTCGTGTCGGATTGTGTGGTACTCCGCAGCGACAGTAGAGCGGCAgtgccgctcatgagcggtagtaccgccctaccatcgcggcagtaccgctcgagtccgtatctctcctgccctcctaactccacggtagtaccgcccgggggagcggtagtaccgctgttctcagcggtagtaccgctgccttatgcggtagtaccgccctctgcgggctattttgggggtaacggttggattgttcccccactataaaagggggtcttcttccccaatgaaccttatctcttgagcttgtgttcttcccccattgttgaccttcttcgagcttgctaactctcaatccctccatggattcttgctagtttttgagggaaaagagagaggagatctagatccacatttccaccaatcactttctcctctatgtgaggggaaccccttggatctagatcttggagttcttggtgttctccttcttgttcttcctctcttttttctccctagcattagttgcttcggtgggatttgagagagaaggacttgggcactccgtgtgcccttgccattgcatttggtgcatcggtttgagttctccacggtgatacgtggaagttacaagttgggaagcttattactcttgggtgcttggtgcccttgagcttgttcctcttgggtgcttgggcgccctagacggttggtggtgttcggacctcaatcattgtggtgtaaaactccgagcaagcgtcggggtctccaattaggttgtggagatcgccccgagcaatttgacgggtaccggtgaccgcccccaagggttgccaaagtgtacgggttcggtgaccgccctcaagggtcccttagtggaatcacggcatcttgcattgtgcgagggcgtgaggagattacggtggccttagtggcttcttggggagcattgtgcctccacaccgctccaaacggagattagcatccgcaagggtgtgaacttcgggatacatcgtcgtctccgcgtgcctcggttatctcttacccgaaccctttacttatgcactttactttgtgatagccatattgtttcttgtcatatatcttgctatcacttagttgtttatcttgcttagcataagttgttggtgcacataggtgagcctagttgttgtaggttttgtgcttgtcaaattaaccgctaggtttattctgcatttgttcaagcctaaaccataattattttaaagcgcctattcacccctctAGGCGACGTCCACGATCTTTCACCAAGCTTTTTTAAACATAGTACAGACGTAGACGCTCATACATACGCACATACACTCATCTCTATAAACGCTCACACGCACATTCGGCTTCTATGAGTACCTttgagagactgagccggcacgGTACTAACTTGGATAATCAAGGATATTCACCGAGAGACTCTAGTTGGCCCCAATTTCACTCGAAAAGCGATACACCGATTATGATTTTCGTCAGAATTTATGGTATGTCGCACACCAGGCCACTAGCTGGTTTCATCCATGGAGATAATTGAATAACACCAGAACTTACTTGTTATTAGCTCACCAACTGTGGTATTCATGCTTCTCGGGTGAATATTGTGTGATCTATAGTAACCATTTTGAAGGAACTCCATGAACCCTTCACGGCCTTCTTGCAAGTCACAAACGCAACGCGCTCAAGAAGTTTCCATTCAGAACGTTTTGTCACAAAGATAGTCAAAGACAAACAACAGTTAGATCATGAAGGACCCAGGGGCAACTGACGAGAACTTGGCCCCTACAAGAGTTGTTGATGTGCCCTGCTGGCTGGTGGACTTTGAGTCATTGGTCCGACCCGCCCTATGGATGTTGGGTCGATTTCATCCTTCTTGGCTATACCCAGGGGCCATGACATCATCAATCTTCAAGGTGAGAAAACAGGATCCCGTCTTTAGTGGTTAGAGCATCTACAATCGGACGCCTCAAACCATCTCTCATATACCCGCGGACGCGCCGGGTCAGTGACCGGACAGAAGAGAAGGAAAAAAGTGAAGTAAATTGCATAAAACTACTACTTTACAGGCTagggttccaaaaaactaccGGTTTTTAATTTTTCGCTGATAACTACCAACTCGGGGGTCGGCTGTTTATGACAGGTCGGGCCCGCACCTAAACATTCCGTCTATTTGACCGTGTGTTTGACCGTTAACTTacatgtggggcccacatgtcagtgtctgaaaaagcaatcgggtccctgGAAGTTTTCTgaaaaagcaatcgggtccctgaaatttttcaaaaaaagcaatcaggtcccCAGATCCAGAGGAGGGGCACCAGCCATGGCAGGAGCTCGATCTCGAGAGCTCCGCCTGGAACCGCGATGCCACCTCCGGGCCGACGCGTGCATCACCTGCGGCCGGCGAGCCGCGCCCGCAGCGGCCGGAAACACGCCGCCCCTCGCCTGTGGCCGCCGCCACGCCACCCCTCGCTTGCGTCGACCaccacgccgccccgcccctcGCCTGTGGCCGCCGCCATGCCGCCCCTTGCCTACGCCGACCACCACGCCGCCCCGCCCTAGCCTGTGGCCGCCGCCACGCCCCCCTCGCCTGTGTGCGCCGGCGGCCACCCCCTGCCTCGCCGAACGGGAGGTCCACCCCGTGCGCAGTGGACGATGACGGGCGACCAAAGGGAGGCCCGCGGCGACGATGGGGCTGCTGGCCAGCGAGCTCCTCACGGCGGGGCTGCTGGCCGGCGAGCTCATCTGGCGGGGCTGCTGGCCAGCGCAACTCCTGTCGTTCTGGAGCACGGGGACGGGAGGGAGCCGATTGCTTTTGTAAAAATTTACAAGGACCTGATCGTGGTTTTTTAAAAGAGACAGCGACatgtgggtcccaaatgtcagctAACGGTCAAACAAACGATCAAACCGACTGTGGGTTTAGTGGCGGGCCCGACTTGTCATAAACATGTTTAATTTTTTAACAAAAAGGATTTGGGGTTTTTTGATACAGTCAACCCCTGATTTGGTAGTTATCAGTGAAAAATTAAAAACCGGTAGTTTTTTGGAACCATAGCCTGTAaagtagtagttttatgctatttactcaaAAGAGTGACCCAACCGGACCCCTCATATCTTCCCTATATGTCCGGCCTGTCCGCGAACCCTCATATCCATCTCAAATATTGGGAGGATACGAGGGCTCGCTGACACGCCCGGGCACGCCCGGTCAATACGTCACATAGGACGCGGGGCCCCACCCCAGACcatcttttctctttctttattcATTTTGTTCTTTCTCTCTCTTCATCTCCACCAATCACGTGCAAGTGACTGGACATATGGGGAAGAAAATGAGGATTGCAGCTGCGCGGATGGACAAATAGGGGCGCAAAATGGGCATGCCCGGTCACTGACCGGGCGCCTCCGCGGGCGTTTGAGGAGTCGAATTAGAGATACGTGGCTGAAGATGCTCTTAGATCAGCGAAAAGCGACGCTCCTTTTCTGAAGGCGTTGTTGTTGAAGAGCATTTTGCATTGCTCTTATGTTGTCTAGAGATGGTTGGTACCGATGGTCATTCTCATATTTTGTCCATCAATTATTTTTCTACGCTTCAACTTTTTTTTTGTAGAGGTTTTTTTTGTAGAGGTTGGACGTGTGCTTTCAATGCTTATTTGAGCCGATAAAATTCAGGTCCTGTTTGATAGCAAAGTATTTTTCTAAGTATTTTAAGAATACTATAGTTTTTTAGATTATCGTAGTTTTATTTACAATGAGCTGTTTGGTTGCCTCTAACAACTGTTGTTTTAATACTGTAGTATTAAAAAATTGTTGTTTTTTCTCTGCATAATAAAAAGAACCCCGGACTTCTTTCTAAAATACAGAGCTGCTGAGTGCTTAATGCAACGGCTAGGTAGCAAAATTTAGCAGCGTTGTATAGCAACAGCCAAACAGGTTTTATGTATTGTGAATACTGCAAAATACTCTATTTTGGTAAAGCCATGGTATCTCATATCTATTGGCAAAATTACTGCAGTTTTTTATACTTTAGTTTATATAGTACTTGCTATCAAACACAGCCTCGTCCTTCATCGAAAAAGACGCTACAACGAGATGGAAGTTTTGTGGACACCCGTCCGTCCAATAGCAGCCGGCCTACCAGAAGTCAAAACTTGCGTACGTGCTGCATACATCTCCCGGAAAAGGGAACGCAGTCAAATGCAGCCCACGCCACGACGAGCAGAAGGAACGAGGAACCATTGCACACTCCCATCTCCGCCTCTCGCTTATATCCCACCCGGCCAAACATTAAGTAAGGCCAACTCCTCCAAAGACGAACGTCCGGTTTGACCGGATTTCGTCCATTTGGGGCGGCAATGGGTTTGTTCATGTCCGCTTCTATTCGTTAAGTCGTGGATGTGCCCAACGCGTGGCCGTACCCTAAATTATGTTCGGGATGGACGTGATTAAAAAAcataaaaactaaaataaaataccGAAAAAGTAAATAAAAGCAAATATAAAAACATAAAACATAGATTAACCATCACGGCCACAAAACGGCCAGTTCCACGGTTTACATTGCCATAATTAACATTAAAAAAACGCCGCCCGCGCGCTCCTGCCGTGCCCGTCGATGCCGTGGCCGTCGCCGTCTTCAGTGGCCGCCGGTGTCGTCGTCGTCGCTAACGAGGCCGACGTAGTCCGGCGGCGTCCAGAGATGGGTCGGCGGTTCGTGGTATGTGGGGCGGGCTGGAAGGCGGGAGGTGCCTGCACCATCTCCTCCCGTGGCGACGCCTCCCGCTCCGGTGACCGCGGCGGCGTGGGGCACCAGTTCACGCCCACGGCGTCGGCCATCTCCGGAGCCGTGTACAACCAGCTCCACCCCTGGCCCACCAGGCCCGGGTGGAACGCGGCCACCGGGTCCTCCTCCATCACCTCCTCCGCCCTCACCACTTCAGCTCGGGGATGGCGACGTCGCCGGCTGCAGAGAGAGCCATCGTCTCCTCGAGACCCGGCCATTGGTGCTCATCGTGCGTGTTCATGGAGTCCATGACACGTTGCATGAGCCGGGCCTCCTCCTCTGTTGTCATgcgaggaggtggaggtggcgACGGAGATGGGGAATGCGACGGCATGGGCGTGAGGCCGGCGAAGTAAGAGGCGCGTCGCACGTCGTGCTCGTCCTGTAGCCACGTGTCCCAGAGCACGGAGTCGGGGGCTTACCTATCGTCGTAGTAGAGGTCGTCgggaaggaggcggcggcggcgctcgatcTCGTCGCGGCGCGCACGGCCGCTCATCGGGACCGGCGGGATCGGGACCTGGTCGGCGAAGAGGTGCCAGTTGTTGGGGAGGTGGACATCGCTCCACGGGACCGACGTCCTCGTCTCCCAATAGCGCCGGCATACATCCGCGTTGATGTACTGCCGGTCACGCTCGCCGGCAGCCCTAGGGCCGATGGTGAATGGGGCAGGCGCGGGGGGCCGACGCGGTGGCGATGCGGCCT
The Aegilops tauschii subsp. strangulata cultivar AL8/78 chromosome 3, Aet v6.0, whole genome shotgun sequence genome window above contains:
- the LOC109769962 gene encoding uncharacterized protein; translation: MASSVGGDAGEGEWLKVAELRAMAGAQDPHVKEVDNLTLRRFLRARGHDVGKASAMLLKFVAWRREAVPGGVGAVMPAELVRAEPSRELASMGGVDRAGRPVLLAFPAKHFSANRDMAGFKRLVVYLLDSVCARIPRGQDKFIVVVDLKGWGYANCDVRAYVAAIEIMQSYYPERLGKALMVHVPYIFMKAWKMVYPFIDANTRDKFVFVDNKSLEGALRREMDESQVPEMYGGKLPIAPLTDD